One window of the Osmerus mordax isolate fOsmMor3 chromosome 2, fOsmMor3.pri, whole genome shotgun sequence genome contains the following:
- the LOC136961136 gene encoding GDP-Man:Man(3)GlcNAc(2)-PP-Dol alpha-1,2-mannosyltransferase-like yields MAGHDHLSLCLCDLIRLLWSLILPCVYLSVVLTLLLALLIMGIRMWLQNCRKAQAISQNGAPTVAFFHPYCNAGGGGERVLWCAIRALQNRYPNVSFVVYTGDQGVTGEQITEGARQRFNIRLPRPVNFVFLKNRALVEASSYPHFTLLGQSMGSLFLGWEALTSHVPDVYIDSMGYAFTLPVFRYLGGCRVGSYVHYPTVSTDMLSVVRDRNPRFNNADYISANPLLSAAKVLYYCAFSLLYGLAGSCSDVIMVNSTWTLGHILALWRTPGRTSVVYPPCDVRAFLDLPLETEDDTEDGWEKLGQEVGAGDRKCHSIVSVGQFRPEKDHRLQIRAFRKLLEGKGAGEGGRESVRLVLVGGCRNQEDEERVLVLKGLCLELGVADRVEFKLNVSFEELKRELAQATIGLHTMWNEHFGIGVVECMAAGTVILAHKSGGPKLDIVVPFEDGQTGFLADSEESYAAAMETILALSPAARLEIRQNARRSVERFSDQEFEACFLSAVEPLVGVVLR; encoded by the exons ATGGCTGGGCATGATCatctgtctttgtgtttgtgcgACTTAATCAG ATTATTATGGTCGTTGATTTTGCCATGCGTCTACCTGAGCGTGGTcctgacgttgctgctggcccTACTCATCATGGGCATCCGGATGTGGCTGCAGAACTGTCGCAAAGCCCAAGCGATCTCACAGAACGGCGCTCCAACGGTGGCCTTCTTCCATCCCTATTGCAACGCCGGGGGAGGCGGGGAGCGGGTGCTATGGTGCGCCATACGAGCCCTCCAGAACAG GTACCCTAACGTGTCTTTCGTGGTTTACACCGGCGATCAAGGAGTAACAGGGGAGCAGATCACCGAAGGTGCCCGGCAGCGCTTCAACATCCGTCTGCCTCGCCCGGTGAACTTTGTCTTCTTGAAAAACCGCGCCCTGGTGGAGGCTAGCTCCTACCcgcacttcaccctgctgggCCAGAGCATGGGCTCCCTGTTCCTGGGCTGGGAGGCCCTCACGTCCCACGTCCCTGATGTTTACATAGACTCCATGGGCTACGCCTTCACCCTGCCTGTGTTCCGGTACCTGGGAGGCTGCAGGGTGGGCAGCTATGTTCACTACCCCACCGTCAGCACCGACATGCTGTCTGTAGTGCGGGACAGGAACCCCAG GTTCAACAACGCAGACTACATCTCCGCCAACCCCCTTCTGAGCGCCGCAAAGGTGCTGTACTACTGTGCCTTCTCCCTGCTGTACGGCCTGGCCGGTTCCTGCAGCGACGTCATCATGGTCAACTCCACCTGGACGCTGGGACACATCCTGGCCCTGTGGCGCACCCCCGGCCGCACCTCGGTGGTCTACCCTCCCTGCGACGTCCGCGCCTTCCTGGACCTCCCCCTGGAGACGGAGGACGACACGGAGGACGGCTGGGAGAAGCTGGGACAGGAAGTCGGGGCCGGAGACAGGAAGTGCCATTCCATCGTGTCGGTCGGGCAGTTCCGGCCGGAGAAGGACCATCGCCTGCAGATCAGGGCATTCCGGAAGCTTCTGGAAgggaagggggcaggggagggggggcgggagtCGGTGAGGCTGGTGCTGGTCGGGGGGTGTCGGAaccaggaggatgaggagagggtgcTGGTGCTGAAGGGGCTCTGCCTGGAGCTGGGCGTGGCAGATAGGGTGGAGTTTAAACTGAACGTGTCGTTTGAGGAGCTGAAGCGGGAGCTGGCGCAGGCGACCATCGGCCTGCACACCATGTGGAATGAGCATTTCGGAATAG GTGTGGTGGAGTGCATGGCTGCAGGAACAGTGATCCTGGCTCACAAGTCTGGGGGGCCCAAGCTGGACATTGTGGTGCCCTTCGAGGACGGCCAGACCGGCTTCCTGGCGGACAGCGAGGAAAGCTACGCCGCCGCCATGGAAACCATTCTGGCGCTGTCGCCCGCGGCCAGACTGGAGATCCGTCAGAACGCCAGGCGGTCGGTGGAGCGCTTCTCAGACCAGGAGTTTGAGGCTTGCTTCCTGTCTGCAGTGGAACCTCTCGTGGGAGTGGTGTTGCGATGA